Proteins encoded together in one Alteribacter keqinensis window:
- a CDS encoding DUF1002 domain-containing protein, which yields MKHKLMKSTMAVFAGWFLFASMAFADAAPGDVIVTLGEDLNADQRAQLLDEMNVDENEAQVVYVTNEEEHQYLGNYISSSRIGSNALSSSKITLLEENSGLSVKTNRIDWVSEAMYTNALATAGVEDAEIYVTAPFNVSGTAALTGLIKAYEVSTDEVIPEEQKQVANEEMVKTAELGENVGVDQAAELMTRIKEEIAEGNVETEEDLRDLIDRIAAELGIELTDEEKNGLVSLFQRMQNLDIDWGQVQEQIGSIRENLTDFLESEEGQGIIDSILAFFEALIDAVRSWFSSAFISPFVK from the coding sequence ATGAAACATAAACTGATGAAAAGTACGATGGCTGTTTTTGCAGGATGGTTCCTGTTTGCATCAATGGCATTTGCTGACGCTGCGCCAGGTGATGTCATTGTCACACTCGGGGAGGATCTGAATGCAGATCAACGGGCACAGCTTCTTGATGAGATGAACGTAGATGAAAATGAAGCACAGGTTGTCTATGTAACAAATGAAGAGGAACATCAATACTTAGGTAATTATATATCTTCCAGCCGGATTGGCTCCAATGCCTTATCTTCTTCAAAAATTACGCTCCTTGAAGAAAATTCCGGATTGAGCGTAAAAACAAACCGCATTGACTGGGTGAGTGAAGCCATGTACACTAACGCCCTTGCTACAGCCGGTGTTGAAGATGCAGAGATTTATGTGACAGCCCCATTCAATGTAAGTGGTACTGCTGCTCTTACAGGACTGATCAAAGCTTACGAAGTCTCAACCGATGAAGTCATACCGGAAGAGCAAAAGCAGGTAGCCAATGAAGAAATGGTTAAAACAGCTGAACTCGGTGAGAACGTAGGTGTAGACCAGGCAGCTGAGCTTATGACCCGTATTAAAGAAGAAATTGCTGAAGGTAATGTAGAAACAGAAGAAGACCTGCGTGATTTAATTGACCGCATTGCCGCAGAACTTGGAATTGAATTAACGGATGAAGAAAAAAATGGCCTCGTCTCACTGTTCCAGCGCATGCAGAACCTGGACATTGACTGGGGACAGGTGCAGGAGCAGATCGGAAGTATCCGGGAGAACCTGACAGATTTTCTTGAAAGTGAAGAAGGGCAGGGTATTATTGATTCCATCCTTGCCTTTTTTGAAGCACTGATCGATGCAGTAAGAAGCTGGTTTTCATCAGCTTTCATTTCACCATTTGTGAAATAA
- a CDS encoding NfeD family protein has translation MEMLESATVGFLVVFLGTLFIFGEIMVRSKGLFAVLGIGIMSLYFSYHLTADAGLWVVLLYLIGLALIIFDGKVTTDGTIALVGVLLMILGLSLPTPGIIYGTLVAFALILAVPSSFLFTKVFPPRNLWNKMTLKDKLSSEEGYNSMNETYKELVGKSGVTKTPFRPTGTIEVEGKLYSATSDNQWIQSDEKIKVVSVDGTRIVVVQDE, from the coding sequence ATGGAAATGTTGGAATCAGCAACAGTTGGCTTTCTTGTTGTGTTTCTGGGTACACTCTTCATCTTTGGTGAGATAATGGTGAGGTCAAAGGGATTGTTTGCGGTACTTGGTATTGGAATAATGAGTTTGTATTTTTCCTACCACCTTACAGCTGATGCAGGACTTTGGGTTGTTCTTCTCTATCTCATCGGTCTTGCACTAATTATTTTTGATGGGAAAGTCACTACAGACGGTACGATAGCACTGGTGGGGGTTCTGCTGATGATCCTTGGACTGTCACTTCCGACTCCTGGTATCATTTACGGCACACTCGTTGCATTCGCTCTGATCCTGGCTGTACCAAGTTCGTTTTTGTTCACTAAAGTATTTCCGCCAAGGAACCTTTGGAACAAAATGACACTGAAAGATAAACTGTCTTCTGAAGAAGGTTACAATTCCATGAATGAGACTTACAAGGAACTTGTCGGAAAATCGGGTGTAACCAAAACGCCGTTCAGACCGACTGGAACTATTGAAGTTGAAGGGAAATTGTATAGCGCGACTTCTGATAACCAGTGGATTCAGAGTGACGAAAAGATCAAAGTCGTCAGCGTCGACGGAACAAGAATCGTTGTTGTTCAGGATGAGTAG
- a CDS encoding anti-repressor SinI family protein encodes MAVSGRVDQWYDEEWEELIKEALDMGLTHEEIRSFFNSGIIHKENVIHR; translated from the coding sequence GTGGCAGTATCAGGACGAGTGGACCAATGGTATGATGAAGAATGGGAAGAGCTTATTAAAGAAGCATTGGACATGGGTCTAACGCATGAAGAGATCCGGTCATTTTTTAACAGCGGGATTATACATAAAGAAAACGTGATCCATAGGTAA
- a CDS encoding helix-turn-helix domain-containing protein has translation MIGERVKKYRKEKGISLTDLAQRAGVAKSYLSAIERNIQSNPSIQFLEKISSVLDISVDHLLRDDVDHSTNRGAIDDEWQSLVREAMNSGVSKEEFRDFLEFNKWKMKK, from the coding sequence ATGATCGGCGAACGTGTTAAAAAATATCGTAAAGAAAAAGGAATTTCATTAACAGACCTTGCCCAGCGAGCGGGTGTTGCCAAGAGCTACCTTAGTGCAATTGAGCGCAATATACAGTCAAATCCCTCTATTCAATTCCTGGAGAAAATCTCCTCTGTTCTTGATATCAGCGTCGATCACTTACTACGAGACGATGTTGACCACTCAACTAACAGAGGGGCTATCGATGACGAATGGCAGTCCCTGGTCAGAGAAGCAATGAACTCAGGTGTTTCCAAAGAGGAGTTCCGGGACTTCCTGGAATTTAACAAATGGAAAATGAAAAAATGA
- a CDS encoding DUF1189 domain-containing protein encodes MNIFKQFIASLYSPKMIASFRHHKIGRAIGYVFLLMFITLIPLAISLGTTIYSFVNQLENHLEENVPDFQIQNGLLTSDETDEPVINEEDGQTIIFDPSGELTQSDISGNYDEAIALLEREAILITNGVTQQPVSYQDLDLNLTKTQAVDMVEAFSGMLPLIISLIIVLMYLFYTASKFIGVTFLALIGFIFKKSVGLPNMTYKHSWVLAAFTVTLPTTIFALVNVTGLNIPFQFGIYWTIAIVMLFQVLRYIPKPKTEE; translated from the coding sequence ATGAATATTTTTAAACAGTTTATTGCCAGTCTTTATTCACCGAAAATGATCGCCTCTTTTCGTCACCACAAAATAGGACGCGCGATCGGTTATGTATTTTTACTTATGTTTATTACCCTTATTCCACTTGCAATATCTCTTGGGACAACGATTTATTCCTTTGTTAACCAGCTGGAAAATCATCTGGAAGAAAACGTCCCGGATTTCCAGATTCAAAACGGCCTTCTTACGTCAGATGAAACAGACGAGCCCGTTATCAATGAAGAAGATGGTCAGACCATTATTTTCGACCCTTCAGGTGAATTAACACAAAGTGACATCAGCGGAAACTACGACGAAGCGATCGCCCTTCTTGAACGCGAAGCAATCCTGATAACCAACGGTGTTACACAGCAGCCTGTGTCCTATCAGGATCTCGACTTGAATCTCACAAAAACTCAGGCCGTAGATATGGTTGAAGCCTTCTCAGGCATGCTGCCTCTTATTATAAGCCTGATCATCGTGCTTATGTACTTGTTTTATACAGCAAGTAAGTTTATTGGTGTCACCTTCCTTGCTCTCATCGGCTTTATCTTTAAAAAATCAGTAGGCCTGCCCAATATGACTTACAAGCACAGCTGGGTACTCGCAGCCTTCACGGTTACCCTCCCCACTACGATCTTTGCACTCGTTAATGTAACAGGATTGAACATACCGTTCCAATTCGGTATTTACTGGACGATTGCAATCGTGATGCTGTTCCAGGTGCTTAGGTACATTCCAAAGCCAAAAACAGAAGAATAA
- a CDS encoding Na/Pi cotransporter family protein: MELELRDLLFMFFGGLAIFLFGIKFMGDGLQKVAGERLRDILDKTTSNPVMGVFAGIFVTVLLQTSTGTTVLTIGLVNAGFMTFRQAIGVIMGANIGTTITAFIIGLNISEYSLPILAIGTFLIFFLKNKKANNYGQVFFGFGALFYGLDLMGDGLRPLREWELFMDLTVQMSDNPLLGVLIGVIFTVSVQSSSAAIGLLQQLYAQGAMDLSAALPVLFGDNIGTTITAVLAALGASLAAKRAAASHVIFNLVGTIIVLIFVVPYTAFIANISERLNLNPEMQIAFAHGIFNTANVIIQLPFIAVIAAIILKVLPGKESVVEYKPQHLDPSIIQQSSSIALGQAKKETLRMAELSEKGMVEAREFIRTNQKRHSELAFQFEDAINNLDRKITEYLVQISANSLSAHDSEEHSMLMDTVRDIERVGDHMENLVELGEYQIANKVKLSDLAMEDISEMFDLTIETLQQAISALENGDILAARSVVLKEEQIDKMERQLRKKHIIRLNEGKCSGSAGIVFVDMISNLERIGDHAVNIAEAVIGEE, from the coding sequence ATGGAATTAGAACTTCGGGATCTGCTGTTTATGTTTTTCGGCGGATTGGCAATTTTCCTTTTTGGTATTAAATTTATGGGTGACGGTCTTCAAAAAGTTGCCGGGGAAAGACTTCGTGACATTCTTGATAAAACTACAAGCAACCCTGTGATGGGTGTATTTGCAGGTATCTTTGTGACAGTTCTTCTTCAGACAAGTACAGGGACGACAGTACTTACGATCGGACTTGTTAACGCCGGATTTATGACGTTCAGGCAGGCGATCGGCGTTATTATGGGAGCGAATATTGGAACAACAATTACAGCTTTTATCATCGGACTTAATATTTCTGAATACTCACTCCCGATTCTGGCAATCGGTACATTTCTGATTTTCTTCCTTAAAAATAAAAAAGCAAACAATTATGGACAGGTATTCTTTGGTTTTGGTGCTCTCTTCTATGGGCTTGATTTGATGGGAGACGGCCTTCGCCCATTAAGAGAATGGGAACTTTTCATGGATTTAACTGTACAGATGAGTGATAACCCGCTCCTTGGTGTGCTTATTGGTGTTATTTTTACAGTCAGTGTTCAAAGTTCCTCTGCAGCTATTGGCTTACTTCAGCAGTTGTATGCACAGGGAGCCATGGACCTGTCAGCAGCCCTTCCTGTTTTGTTTGGTGATAACATCGGTACAACAATAACAGCTGTACTTGCGGCTTTAGGTGCTTCTCTTGCAGCTAAGCGTGCTGCAGCGTCACACGTAATCTTTAACCTGGTTGGTACGATCATTGTTTTAATATTCGTTGTACCTTATACAGCCTTTATTGCAAACATCAGTGAAAGGCTAAACCTGAACCCTGAAATGCAGATTGCGTTTGCTCACGGGATTTTTAACACAGCCAACGTAATTATCCAACTGCCGTTTATAGCGGTTATTGCAGCGATTATTCTGAAGGTATTACCTGGTAAAGAGAGCGTTGTTGAATACAAGCCGCAGCATCTTGATCCATCCATTATTCAGCAGTCTTCATCAATTGCCCTTGGACAGGCGAAGAAAGAAACGCTTCGGATGGCTGAGTTGTCAGAGAAGGGTATGGTTGAAGCCCGGGAGTTTATTCGTACAAACCAAAAGCGTCATTCGGAGCTTGCCTTTCAGTTTGAGGATGCCATTAACAACCTTGACCGGAAAATTACAGAATATCTTGTACAGATTTCTGCGAATTCCTTATCAGCACATGATTCCGAAGAACATTCCATGCTTATGGATACGGTCCGTGACATTGAACGTGTAGGGGACCATATGGAAAACCTTGTGGAACTTGGAGAATATCAAATTGCCAACAAAGTAAAATTGAGTGACCTGGCCATGGAAGATATCTCTGAGATGTTTGATTTAACAATTGAAACATTGCAGCAGGCAATCAGTGCACTTGAAAATGGTGATATTCTCGCCGCCCGTTCCGTTGTACTGAAAGAAGAGCAAATCGATAAGATGGAAAGACAGCTTCGTAAAAAGCACATTATCCGTTTGAACGAAGGTAAGTGCAGCGGTTCTGCCGGCATTGTCTTTGTGGATATGATCAGTAACCTTGAACGTATTGGTGACCACGCTGTAAATATCGCAGAGGCTGTGATCGGAGAAGAATAA
- a CDS encoding iron-sulfur cluster biosynthesis family protein — MDVKVTKEAQEKILSMTDKKNNKRLIIEVEHDTDGCGCIVSGVARLVQHQDVPEGYDRLNSDFNNVDFVIDPKMKVFFDTLVTVDFSNGKLQLKSPNQMLNPRLKFIPRPQ; from the coding sequence ATGGATGTTAAAGTAACGAAAGAAGCCCAGGAAAAGATCCTGAGCATGACTGATAAAAAGAATAATAAACGTCTGATTATTGAAGTCGAACACGATACAGACGGGTGCGGGTGCATCGTAAGCGGAGTTGCCCGGCTTGTTCAGCATCAGGATGTTCCGGAAGGGTATGATCGCTTAAATTCCGATTTTAATAATGTCGACTTTGTTATAGACCCAAAGATGAAAGTGTTCTTTGATACCCTGGTGACAGTTGATTTTTCCAACGGTAAGCTGCAATTGAAAAGCCCGAACCAGATGCTTAATCCCCGTTTAAAATTTATACCCCGGCCGCAGTGA
- a CDS encoding undecaprenyl-diphosphate phosphatase, translating into MNWFEALIIGFVQGISEFLPISSSAHLLIAEKMLGISYHDPTLTFEVWLHFASLLAVFVYFRKELHSLLSNAANYVLKGSSTGKNDFRFVLLLLVSTFITFIAGKLLESALGSGITNFSLIAVALIITGIFLIFIEHGGFRERKGKEDITIRDACWIGVAQAIAVIPGISRAGSTLVGAMMLGLKKEEALRYSFLLSIPIISGLTLLKLTSISSFSGLSAASLAIAFLSAFLFALIGIRWLISMVQNTKLSYFAVYCIILGIFVWITYGSETVTAAGV; encoded by the coding sequence ATGAATTGGTTTGAAGCACTCATAATTGGATTCGTGCAGGGAATCAGCGAGTTTCTCCCCATCTCCAGTTCCGCTCATTTGTTAATAGCAGAAAAAATGCTCGGAATCTCCTACCACGATCCAACACTTACCTTTGAAGTATGGCTGCATTTCGCATCTTTATTAGCTGTTTTTGTTTATTTTAGGAAAGAACTTCATTCTTTATTATCAAATGCTGCCAATTATGTTCTGAAAGGATCTTCTACAGGTAAGAACGATTTCCGTTTTGTCCTTCTCCTTCTTGTCTCAACGTTTATTACTTTTATTGCAGGGAAACTATTGGAAAGTGCACTGGGAAGCGGAATTACAAACTTCTCCCTTATTGCTGTTGCTCTAATTATTACCGGAATCTTTCTAATTTTTATTGAACACGGGGGCTTCAGGGAACGAAAAGGAAAAGAGGACATCACAATCAGGGATGCCTGCTGGATCGGTGTGGCTCAGGCCATTGCGGTAATACCTGGTATATCAAGAGCAGGAAGCACACTCGTCGGTGCTATGATGCTCGGACTGAAAAAGGAAGAAGCACTGAGGTACTCCTTCCTTCTGTCGATACCGATTATCTCCGGACTTACCCTTTTAAAATTGACGAGCATTTCATCCTTCTCCGGATTAAGTGCTGCCAGCCTGGCAATAGCATTCCTAAGCGCATTTCTATTTGCTCTTATCGGGATCCGCTGGCTGATCAGCATGGTTCAAAATACAAAGCTATCCTACTTCGCTGTTTATTGTATTATTCTGGGGATATTCGTCTGGATAACTTATGGATCTGAAACCGTCACTGCGGCCGGGGTATAA
- a CDS encoding superoxide dismutase, whose amino-acid sequence MAFTLPELPYTHDALTPHIDEETMQIHHGKHHNTYVTKLNSALEGHSDLQSKSLEDLLTDLEALPEDIRGAVRNNGGGHYNHTLFWQIMSPNGGGAPTGELADAINSAFGSFDKFKEDFKNAALTRFGSGWAWLAVNNGNLEITSTPNQDTPIMEGKTGILGVDVWEHAYYLKYQNKRPDYVDAFFNVINWDEVAKRYAEAK is encoded by the coding sequence ATGGCTTTCACACTTCCAGAACTACCTTACACACACGACGCATTAACACCGCACATTGATGAGGAAACAATGCAGATTCACCACGGCAAACACCACAACACTTACGTAACGAAGCTAAACAGTGCACTTGAAGGGCACAGTGATCTTCAAAGCAAAAGCTTGGAGGACCTTCTTACTGACCTGGAAGCATTACCGGAAGACATTCGCGGAGCAGTTCGCAACAATGGCGGTGGTCACTATAACCACACACTATTCTGGCAGATCATGAGCCCGAATGGCGGCGGTGCACCAACTGGTGAACTTGCTGATGCCATCAACAGTGCCTTCGGTAGCTTTGACAAATTCAAAGAAGATTTCAAAAACGCTGCTCTAACTCGTTTTGGTTCAGGCTGGGCATGGCTTGCTGTAAACAACGGTAACCTTGAAATTACAAGCACACCTAACCAGGATACACCGATCATGGAAGGCAAGACAGGCATTCTTGGTGTAGACGTTTGGGAGCACGCTTACTACTTGAAGTATCAAAACAAGCGTCCGGATTACGTTGATGCATTCTTTAACGTAATTAACTGGGATGAAGTTGCTAAGCGCTACGCTGAAGCAAAATAA
- a CDS encoding MFS transporter: protein MKRFLQALAGDIELNRDLGLLLLIGGLYSLGIALSNTFVNVYLWKQSGEYVDIALYNLAVVIFQPLTFILAGRWAKKIDRVIVLRLGVIFLSVFFTTVLSMGENAGKYLLILGALLGIGYGFYWLSFNVLTFEITEPETRDFFNGFLGILTSFAGMIGPIGAGFIITHMPRLTGYRVIFAISLGLFLLAVVLSFFLNRRSAEGSFEMKDIWNLRKEDVNWKAICHAHFFQGLREGTFIFLIVVWVYVATGSELALGTYGLVASAVAFIFYYLAGRFIKPLYRKKAILIGGIMLYGAIFLIIFDLSFTKLLIYGVIVSVAYPLLLVPYISLTYDVIGSGWNAAKMRVEYIVVRELFLNFGRISSILLFIGAVLLLGDQKGIPIVLLILGAGHTVIYWVVKGINLPHTDEKENFTVMKKR, encoded by the coding sequence ATGAAACGATTCCTGCAGGCGCTTGCCGGTGATATAGAATTGAATAGAGATTTAGGGTTGCTCCTGTTAATTGGAGGCTTGTATTCCCTCGGAATTGCTTTATCCAATACATTTGTGAATGTATATTTGTGGAAGCAGTCGGGTGAGTATGTTGACATTGCGCTGTACAATCTTGCGGTTGTTATTTTCCAGCCATTGACCTTTATTCTGGCGGGGAGGTGGGCGAAGAAAATTGACAGGGTAATCGTATTGCGTCTGGGGGTTATTTTCCTCAGTGTTTTCTTTACAACTGTTCTGAGCATGGGAGAAAATGCCGGGAAGTATCTTCTCATCCTCGGTGCTTTACTCGGGATAGGGTATGGCTTTTACTGGCTGTCATTCAATGTTCTCACGTTTGAAATCACTGAGCCTGAGACCAGGGATTTCTTTAATGGTTTTCTCGGGATCCTTACGTCTTTTGCCGGGATGATTGGCCCGATTGGTGCAGGATTTATTATTACCCACATGCCCAGACTTACGGGCTACCGCGTTATTTTTGCGATTTCTCTCGGCCTGTTTCTCCTGGCAGTGGTATTGAGTTTTTTCCTGAACCGCCGTTCAGCAGAGGGGTCCTTTGAGATGAAAGACATCTGGAATTTGAGGAAAGAGGATGTGAACTGGAAAGCGATCTGTCATGCTCACTTTTTTCAGGGGCTTCGTGAAGGAACATTCATCTTTTTAATCGTAGTCTGGGTCTATGTAGCAACAGGCAGTGAGCTTGCATTAGGAACCTACGGTCTCGTAGCTTCTGCTGTAGCGTTCATCTTTTATTACCTTGCCGGTAGGTTTATAAAACCCTTATATCGGAAAAAAGCTATTCTTATTGGCGGAATCATGCTTTACGGCGCGATTTTTCTGATTATCTTTGATTTGAGCTTCACAAAACTGCTCATATACGGTGTTATCGTTTCCGTTGCATATCCGCTTTTGCTCGTTCCTTATATTTCTTTGACATATGATGTTATCGGGAGCGGATGGAATGCAGCAAAAATGAGAGTAGAATACATCGTTGTCCGGGAACTTTTTCTCAATTTCGGCAGAATCTCTTCCATTTTGCTTTTTATCGGTGCGGTTCTTCTTTTGGGAGATCAAAAAGGCATTCCGATCGTGCTCCTTATACTTGGGGCAGGGCACACCGTTATATACTGGGTCGTTAAGGGGATTAACCTTCCTCATACAGACGAAAAAGAGAACTTTACTGTGATGAAAAAACGTTAA